A DNA window from bacterium contains the following coding sequences:
- a CDS encoding ribose-phosphate pyrophosphokinase, whose translation MEYAGEEASPWGGLKLIAGTANPNLAGRISDKLEVPLTDARLRRFADGEINVKIEDSMRGHDVFVIQPTGPPVNEHLMELFIILDALRRASAGRVTAVVPYYGYARKERKTQPREPITAKLIANFITLAGADRLLLLDLHAEAIEGFFDVPTDHLSPHRIFADYLRTLNLRHLTVVAPDAGGGRRAEAVANQLQAPIAFGYKRRPQDDQSEVIAVSGDVRGHDCVVVEDIITTGGTIAKVAQALRVQGANKVLVAATHPVLTGDAVERLKKADVEEVIVTDSVPIPSEKLGPPITVLSVAPLLAEAIIRVHENRSVSELFR comes from the coding sequence GTGGAGTACGCCGGGGAAGAGGCCTCGCCCTGGGGCGGCCTCAAGCTCATCGCGGGCACGGCCAACCCGAATCTGGCGGGTCGCATCTCCGACAAGCTCGAAGTGCCGCTGACGGATGCCCGGCTCAGGCGCTTCGCCGACGGCGAGATCAACGTCAAGATCGAGGACTCGATGCGCGGGCACGACGTGTTCGTGATCCAGCCCACCGGACCGCCGGTGAACGAGCACCTCATGGAGCTGTTCATCATCCTGGACGCCCTGCGCCGCGCCTCGGCCGGCCGGGTCACGGCCGTCGTGCCTTACTACGGCTACGCGCGCAAGGAGCGCAAGACGCAGCCCCGGGAGCCGATCACGGCCAAGCTCATCGCGAACTTCATCACGCTCGCGGGCGCCGACCGGCTGCTGCTGCTCGACCTGCACGCCGAAGCCATCGAGGGCTTCTTCGACGTGCCCACGGACCATCTGTCGCCGCACCGGATCTTCGCCGACTACCTGCGCACGCTCAACCTTCGGCACCTCACGGTCGTGGCGCCCGACGCCGGCGGCGGTCGCCGGGCCGAGGCCGTCGCCAACCAGCTGCAGGCGCCGATCGCGTTCGGTTACAAGCGCCGGCCGCAGGACGACCAGTCGGAGGTGATCGCGGTCTCAGGTGACGTGAGGGGACACGACTGCGTCGTGGTCGAGGACATCATCACCACCGGCGGCACCATCGCCAAGGTCGCGCAGGCGCTGCGCGTGCAGGGCGCGAACAAGGTGCTGGTCGCGGCCACCCACCCGGTTCTCACCGGAGACGCGGTGGAGAGGCTGAAGAAGGCGGACGTGGAAGAGGTCATCGTGACGGACTCCGTCCCCATCCCATCTGAGAAGCTCGGCCCGCCCATCACGGTGCTGTCGGTGGCACCTCTACTTGCTGAGGCGATCATCCGGGTGCACGAGAACCGGAGCGTCAGCGAGCTCTTCAGATAA
- a CDS encoding peptidase — protein sequence MTEPRKIARYGWIPDQPDQRDHLYAAPPQFLVALPPAADLRAQCPAVYDQGMLGSCTANAIGAAIEFDRMKQKLADFVPSRLFIYYNERVIEGTVRSDSGAQIRDGIKTVASQGVCPEPEWPYDIAKFAAKPPTKAYKDATLDRAVSYQSLVQDLNQMKGCLASGYPFVFGFTVYESFESPAVARTGHAPMPSWGERPVGGHAVMAVGYDDASGWFVVRNSWGSAWGMKGYFTLPYAYLIQSGLSSDFWTIRVVGQ from the coding sequence ATGACCGAACCGCGCAAGATCGCCCGCTACGGCTGGATTCCCGATCAGCCGGACCAGCGCGACCACCTGTACGCCGCTCCGCCACAGTTCCTCGTCGCTCTCCCGCCCGCGGCCGACCTGCGGGCGCAGTGCCCCGCGGTCTACGACCAGGGGATGCTGGGCAGCTGCACGGCCAACGCCATCGGAGCCGCGATCGAGTTCGATCGCATGAAGCAGAAGCTGGCGGATTTCGTGCCGTCGCGCCTGTTCATCTATTACAACGAACGCGTCATCGAGGGCACGGTGCGCTCGGACAGCGGAGCGCAGATCCGCGACGGCATCAAGACGGTGGCGAGCCAGGGCGTATGCCCCGAACCCGAGTGGCCCTATGACATCGCCAAGTTCGCCGCCAAACCGCCGACCAAGGCGTACAAGGACGCGACGCTGGACCGCGCGGTGTCATATCAGAGCCTCGTCCAGGACCTGAACCAGATGAAGGGCTGCCTGGCGTCGGGCTACCCCTTCGTTTTCGGTTTCACCGTCTACGAGAGCTTCGAGAGCCCGGCGGTCGCGCGGACCGGCCATGCGCCCATGCCGAGTTGGGGCGAGCGGCCGGTGGGCGGGCACGCCGTGATGGCGGTGGGCTACGACGACGCGAGCGGATGGTTCGTGGTGCGCAACTCGTGGGGCTCGGCGTGGGGCATGAAGGGGTATTTCACCCTGCCCTACGCGTACCTGATCCAGAGCGGCCTGTCGTCGGACTTCTGGACGATCCGAGTCGTCGGGCAGTGA
- a CDS encoding HlyC/CorC family transporter — MTTQELIELIVLVVCFFVAALASGTETALTSVGRLRVRFLAEQGSKAATILQRLRADPNRFLSTVLFTNTLALIVASTATALLSDSMFTRWGVPATWRLWLTLLVSLALSVVLLIAAEVTPKTLAIAHAERVALAAAGPVDRMAGFLGPILWAVTIISRGITGGRAARAPYLTEEELVTLLHVSEEQGVIEEQEHQMIHGIIEIGDKTVREIMVPRTDIVAVERSVPLKDIVRLFKQHRHTRMPVYEGDIDHVIGLIHTKDLLLFYTLSSSQKFDMDKVLRPIEFTPEQKKVDELLNEMRTKKVHMMIVVDEYGGTAGLVSLEDLLEEIVGEIRDEYDTAEEEQLVILNDHEARVHATFPLEELNSRLGLAIEESGDYDSVGGYVQAVLGKIAVAGDSFKGARARWAVEKVKGRRIETIRLAADLPWPAETLVASGLAHPAQSDARDGNGEAVEDETGHLS, encoded by the coding sequence ATGACCACCCAGGAATTGATCGAGCTCATCGTCCTCGTCGTCTGCTTCTTCGTGGCCGCCCTCGCCAGCGGCACCGAGACCGCGCTCACCTCGGTCGGCCGCCTGCGCGTTCGCTTCCTCGCGGAGCAGGGGAGCAAGGCGGCCACCATCCTGCAGCGCCTGCGCGCGGATCCGAATCGCTTCCTCTCGACGGTGCTCTTCACCAACACCCTGGCGCTCATCGTCGCCTCGACCGCGACCGCGCTCCTCAGCGATTCGATGTTCACCCGCTGGGGCGTGCCCGCGACCTGGCGCCTGTGGCTGACGCTGCTGGTGTCGCTCGCGCTGTCGGTCGTCCTGCTCATCGCCGCCGAGGTCACGCCGAAGACGCTCGCCATCGCCCACGCGGAGCGTGTGGCGCTCGCGGCGGCGGGTCCCGTCGACCGCATGGCGGGCTTTCTGGGCCCCATCCTGTGGGCGGTCACGATCATCTCGCGGGGCATCACCGGCGGCCGAGCCGCACGAGCCCCATACCTCACCGAGGAGGAGCTCGTCACCCTGCTGCACGTCTCGGAGGAGCAGGGGGTGATCGAGGAGCAGGAGCACCAGATGATCCACGGCATCATCGAGATCGGCGACAAGACGGTGCGCGAGATCATGGTGCCCCGCACCGACATCGTGGCGGTGGAGCGGAGCGTCCCGCTCAAGGACATCGTCAGGCTCTTCAAGCAGCACCGCCACACCAGGATGCCGGTGTACGAGGGCGACATCGACCACGTCATCGGCCTGATCCACACCAAGGACCTGCTGCTGTTCTACACGCTGTCGAGCTCGCAGAAGTTCGACATGGACAAGGTCCTGCGGCCGATCGAGTTCACGCCCGAGCAGAAGAAGGTCGACGAGCTGCTGAACGAGATGCGGACCAAGAAGGTGCACATGATGATCGTGGTCGACGAGTACGGCGGCACGGCGGGGTTGGTGTCTCTGGAGGACCTGCTCGAGGAGATCGTGGGCGAGATCCGCGATGAGTACGACACCGCCGAGGAGGAGCAGCTGGTCATCCTCAACGACCACGAGGCGCGGGTCCACGCCACCTTCCCTCTCGAGGAGCTCAACTCACGACTCGGGCTGGCGATCGAGGAGTCGGGCGACTACGACTCGGTGGGCGGCTACGTCCAGGCGGTGCTGGGCAAGATCGCCGTCGCCGGCGATTCGTTCAAGGGCGCGCGAGCCCGATGGGCGGTGGAGAAGGTCAAGGGCCGGCGCATCGAGACCATCCGGCTCGCGGCGGATCTGCCCTGGCCCGCCGAGACGCTCGTCGCCTCCGGCCTCGCGCATCCCGCCCAATCCGATGCGCGCGACGGCAACGGCGAGGCCGTGGAGGACGAGACTGGCCACCTATCGTGA
- the recO gene encoding DNA repair protein RecO translates to MRATATARPWRTRLATYRDRAVVLRKLDYGEADRIFTLLTRTHGKVGAIAKGVRRPESKLGPSLELYGHVDVLLAKGRGALDVVAQVQRVPGLRITGDVERMSHAALIAELAERVCEDRHPVDGVYELAVMALDELARETEPRRASAYFLMAALDLLGYAPRLTSCASCEGPLAAMPAAFSAVAGGFLCERCALPSMPPVPLAAIKVLRLMANGDLETYRRLKLDPSLMAAIEGVLTMQLEHHLDRRLKSLQFLHQMRGTITSPLGGGRVGGPEL, encoded by the coding sequence ATGCGCGCGACGGCAACGGCGAGGCCGTGGAGGACGAGACTGGCCACCTATCGTGACCGCGCCGTCGTGCTTCGCAAGCTCGACTACGGCGAGGCCGACCGCATCTTCACGCTGCTGACGCGCACGCACGGCAAGGTGGGTGCGATCGCCAAGGGCGTGCGGCGCCCGGAGAGCAAGCTCGGCCCGTCGCTGGAGCTGTACGGCCACGTCGACGTGCTGCTGGCGAAGGGTCGAGGCGCCCTGGACGTCGTCGCCCAGGTGCAGCGCGTGCCCGGGCTGCGGATCACGGGCGACGTGGAGCGCATGTCGCACGCGGCCCTGATCGCGGAGCTGGCGGAGCGGGTGTGCGAGGACCGCCACCCGGTCGATGGCGTGTACGAGCTGGCGGTGATGGCGCTCGACGAACTGGCCCGCGAGACGGAGCCACGGCGGGCGTCGGCGTACTTCCTGATGGCGGCCCTGGACCTGCTCGGGTACGCGCCGCGGCTCACCTCGTGCGCGTCGTGCGAGGGGCCGCTGGCGGCGATGCCGGCGGCGTTCAGCGCGGTCGCGGGTGGGTTCCTGTGCGAGCGTTGCGCGCTGCCGTCGATGCCGCCGGTCCCGCTGGCCGCGATCAAGGTGCTGAGGCTGATGGCGAACGGAGACCTGGAAACGTACCGGCGTTTGAAGCTGGACCCGTCGCTGATGGCCGCGATCGAGGGCGTCTTGACCATGCAGCTGGAGCATCACCTGGACCGCCGCCTGAAATCGCTACAGTTCCTGCACCAGATGAGAGGCACAATCACGTCGCCGCTCGGCGGGGGAAGGGTCGGGGGACCCGAGCTCTGA
- a CDS encoding pyruvate, phosphate dikinase, giving the protein MAAARKWVYQFSEGSAKMRDLLGGKGAGAAEMTRAGMPVPPGFTITTEACREYYARDGKFPEGLWEQVMAALKVLEKNAGKRFGDPSDPLLVSVRSGAKFSMPGMMDTVLNLGLNEKTADGLAALTKDERFALDARRRFIQMFGKTVKGVDGEKFEHALQAAKKGAGVKTDPELTPPHLRRLVTRYLAIYKEATGQEFPSDPAVQLREAIEAVFRSWNTERAKTYRRLERIPDDLGTAVNVQMMVFGNMGKASGTGVAFTRNPITGRKELYGDYLANAQGEDVVAGVRDTEPIKALKRHLPKVYEQFDGYARKLEKHYKDVQDLEFTIERGKLYMLQTRAAKRTGEAAVNIAVDMVAEHLITKKEAVARVEPRQLEQLLFPRVDPGAKASPLARGVPASPGAATGAAVFDADTAADWGRKGKAVILVRVETNPNDVHGMVEAKGILTQTGGTASHAALVARGMGRPCIVGASAIAVDVRKRVFSANGITIKEGDQITIDGTTGDVYVGDVPTIEARSLNKHPAASAILRWADEFRRLEVWANADYPRDATKARENGAQGVGLCRTEHMFMEQDRLPIVQAMIMATTTAEREKQLDLLLPIQRGDFAGILEQMAGLPVVIRLIDPPLHEFLPNLGDLVRETATLKATGKNGARLKRLEKVMSRVEELHEANPMLGLRGVRLSILFPEITRMQVRAIMEAACDLRKKKVDARPEIMIPLVGTLAEMHAVHTELKPVADQVQKEKGVRVPYKFGTMIEIPRAALNAGDIATEAEFFSFGTNDLTQMTFGYSRDDAERHFIVRYLERKILPRNPFETIDEKGVGRLMEMAVREGRKTRPKLEVGICGEHGGDPDSIHLCHKLGLNYVSCSPFRVPVARLAAAQAAIGDRTSTK; this is encoded by the coding sequence ATGGCAGCCGCGCGCAAGTGGGTGTACCAGTTCAGTGAGGGTTCGGCCAAGATGCGCGACCTGCTCGGCGGCAAGGGCGCCGGCGCGGCCGAGATGACCCGCGCGGGCATGCCCGTCCCGCCCGGCTTCACCATCACCACCGAAGCCTGCCGTGAGTATTACGCCCGCGACGGCAAGTTCCCCGAAGGGTTGTGGGAGCAGGTGATGGCGGCGCTCAAGGTGCTGGAGAAGAACGCCGGCAAGCGTTTTGGCGACCCGAGCGACCCGCTGCTGGTCAGCGTGCGCTCCGGCGCCAAGTTCTCGATGCCGGGAATGATGGACACCGTCCTCAACCTGGGCCTGAACGAGAAGACGGCCGACGGCCTGGCCGCCCTGACCAAGGACGAACGCTTCGCTCTCGACGCCCGGCGCCGGTTCATCCAGATGTTCGGCAAGACGGTGAAGGGCGTCGATGGCGAGAAATTCGAGCATGCGCTGCAGGCGGCCAAGAAGGGGGCCGGCGTCAAGACCGACCCCGAGCTCACGCCGCCGCACCTGCGCCGCCTCGTGACGCGCTACCTCGCCATCTACAAAGAAGCCACAGGCCAGGAGTTCCCCTCCGATCCGGCCGTCCAGCTGCGCGAGGCGATCGAGGCGGTTTTCCGGTCGTGGAATACCGAGCGCGCCAAGACGTACCGGCGCCTGGAGCGCATCCCCGACGACCTGGGCACCGCGGTCAACGTGCAGATGATGGTGTTCGGCAACATGGGCAAGGCCTCAGGCACGGGCGTCGCCTTCACCCGCAACCCGATCACCGGGCGCAAGGAGCTGTACGGCGACTACCTTGCCAACGCACAGGGAGAGGATGTCGTCGCGGGGGTTCGCGACACCGAGCCGATCAAGGCGCTGAAGCGGCACCTGCCCAAGGTTTACGAGCAGTTCGACGGCTACGCTCGCAAGCTCGAGAAGCACTACAAGGACGTCCAGGACCTCGAGTTCACGATCGAGCGCGGCAAGCTCTACATGCTGCAGACGCGCGCCGCGAAGCGCACCGGTGAGGCGGCGGTGAACATCGCCGTCGACATGGTCGCCGAGCATCTCATCACCAAGAAAGAGGCGGTCGCGCGCGTCGAACCGCGGCAGCTGGAGCAGCTCCTCTTCCCGCGCGTCGATCCCGGGGCGAAGGCGTCGCCGCTGGCGCGCGGCGTCCCGGCCTCGCCCGGAGCCGCCACCGGCGCGGCGGTTTTCGACGCCGACACCGCCGCCGACTGGGGCAGGAAGGGCAAGGCGGTGATCCTGGTCCGCGTCGAGACCAACCCCAACGACGTGCACGGCATGGTCGAGGCGAAGGGCATCCTGACGCAGACGGGCGGCACCGCCAGCCACGCGGCGCTGGTCGCGCGCGGCATGGGCCGACCCTGCATCGTCGGCGCGAGCGCGATCGCGGTCGACGTGCGCAAGCGCGTCTTCTCCGCCAACGGCATCACGATCAAGGAGGGCGACCAGATCACGATCGACGGCACCACCGGCGACGTCTACGTCGGCGACGTGCCCACGATCGAGGCCCGCTCGCTGAACAAGCACCCGGCCGCCAGCGCCATCCTTCGCTGGGCAGACGAGTTCCGACGGCTTGAGGTCTGGGCGAACGCGGATTACCCGCGCGACGCGACCAAGGCCCGTGAGAACGGGGCGCAAGGCGTGGGCCTGTGCCGCACCGAGCACATGTTCATGGAGCAGGATCGACTGCCGATCGTGCAGGCGATGATCATGGCCACCACGACCGCCGAGCGCGAGAAGCAACTCGACCTCCTGCTGCCCATCCAGCGCGGCGACTTCGCGGGAATCCTCGAGCAGATGGCGGGGCTCCCGGTGGTCATCCGGCTCATCGACCCGCCGCTGCACGAGTTCCTGCCCAATCTCGGGGACCTGGTGCGCGAGACGGCGACGCTCAAGGCGACGGGCAAGAACGGCGCGCGCCTGAAGCGGCTCGAGAAGGTCATGAGCAGGGTCGAGGAGCTGCACGAGGCCAACCCGATGCTCGGCCTGCGAGGCGTCCGGCTTTCGATCCTTTTCCCGGAGATCACGCGCATGCAGGTGCGGGCGATCATGGAGGCCGCCTGCGACCTGCGCAAGAAGAAGGTCGACGCGCGGCCCGAGATCATGATCCCGCTGGTCGGCACGCTCGCCGAGATGCATGCGGTGCACACCGAGCTCAAGCCGGTGGCCGACCAGGTGCAGAAGGAGAAGGGCGTGCGTGTGCCCTACAAGTTCGGCACGATGATCGAGATCCCGCGCGCCGCGCTGAACGCCGGCGATATCGCGACCGAGGCGGAGTTCTTCTCGTTCGGCACCAACGACCTCACGCAGATGACCTTCGGCTATTCGCGCGACGACGCCGAGAGGCACTTCATCGTCCGTTACCTGGAACGCAAGATCCTGCCGCGCAACCCGTTCGAGACGATCGACGAGAAGGGGGTGGGGCGGCTGATGGAGATGGCGGTTCGCGAGGGGCGCAAGACGCGGCCGAAGCTCGAGGTCGGCATCTGCGGCGAGCACGGCGGCGACCCGGACTCGATCCACCTGTGCCACAAATTGGGCCTGAACTACGTCTCGTGCAGCCCCTTCCGCGTGCCGGTGGCGCGTCTGGCGGCGGCCCAGGCCGCAATCGGCGACAGGACCAGCACGAAGTAG
- the dnaG gene encoding DNA primase: MPTPASDDAFAEVKAKVDLVKVVQEHVRLTKRNKDLWGLCPFHQEDSPSFKVNPQMQSWYCFGCERHGDVFTFVELIEKTDKRGALQLLAERAGVELKKLSPEQKERSDSRRRLLAMLKLAAQYYEYVLWSNPAGEPGRRLLESRQVAEDAARRFQLGYAPAGRGFAEYLRVKRRSLADAQEAGLMRHDGTDFFAERLVIPIRDERGQPLAFTARTVRAGEQRKYINSRETPAYIKGRVIFGLDLARDEITKRGHAVLMEGQFDVITAHQFGVQNAVASSGTALTEDQVRLLKRFTDDLLLVFDSDRAGRQAAFKAIELAAAHQIRTRVATVSGAKDPDEFLRAAGADAPRLWDELAASAPSGWEFWIKDALTGLNPGNPNQLELAAARAREVLEKIPDPAVRETYRERAAGWIGVQPHLLFPLPRSGGGPARGADTGKREDRNGLAGRLAGKKVTVGRYLLQLLAVRPVAFERVRTKITPEELDEEDRVVYVRMLETYERAGASGLEAELAGYPAGEQDLIRRAWAAPPPSVDDEVAVDLAERIRLDHMKGRHSGIIRELSEAERGRDSERVARLEAEAGELAHAIADMERRG; encoded by the coding sequence GTGCCCACCCCCGCGTCCGATGACGCCTTCGCCGAGGTCAAGGCCAAGGTCGACCTGGTCAAGGTCGTCCAGGAGCACGTCCGCCTCACCAAGCGCAACAAGGACCTCTGGGGCCTGTGCCCCTTCCACCAGGAGGACAGCCCCAGCTTCAAGGTCAACCCTCAGATGCAGTCCTGGTACTGCTTCGGCTGCGAGCGCCACGGCGACGTCTTCACCTTTGTCGAGCTCATCGAGAAGACCGACAAGCGCGGCGCCCTGCAGCTCCTCGCCGAGCGGGCCGGGGTGGAGCTGAAGAAGCTCAGCCCGGAGCAGAAGGAGCGCTCCGACTCCCGGCGCCGGCTGCTGGCGATGCTCAAGCTCGCGGCCCAGTACTACGAGTACGTGCTGTGGTCGAACCCCGCGGGCGAGCCGGGCCGGCGCCTGCTCGAGTCGCGCCAGGTGGCGGAAGACGCTGCCCGCCGCTTCCAGCTCGGCTACGCGCCCGCGGGGCGCGGCTTTGCCGAGTACCTCCGCGTCAAGCGGCGTTCGCTCGCGGACGCGCAGGAGGCGGGCCTCATGCGCCACGACGGCACGGATTTCTTCGCCGAGCGCCTGGTCATCCCGATCCGCGACGAGCGCGGCCAGCCGCTGGCCTTCACCGCCCGGACGGTGCGCGCCGGCGAGCAGCGCAAGTACATCAACTCGCGCGAGACGCCCGCCTACATAAAAGGAAGGGTGATCTTCGGCCTCGACCTGGCGCGCGACGAGATCACCAAACGCGGCCACGCCGTCTTGATGGAGGGCCAGTTCGACGTCATCACCGCCCACCAGTTCGGCGTCCAGAACGCCGTTGCCAGCTCGGGCACGGCGCTGACCGAGGACCAGGTCCGCCTCCTCAAGCGCTTCACCGACGACCTGCTGCTGGTTTTCGACTCCGACCGGGCCGGGCGCCAGGCCGCCTTCAAGGCGATCGAGCTGGCGGCCGCTCACCAGATCCGCACCCGCGTCGCCACGGTCAGCGGCGCCAAGGACCCTGACGAGTTCCTGCGCGCCGCCGGCGCCGATGCGCCCCGGCTCTGGGACGAGCTGGCCGCGAGCGCGCCGTCGGGCTGGGAGTTCTGGATCAAAGACGCGCTCACGGGCCTCAACCCGGGCAACCCGAACCAGCTCGAGCTGGCCGCGGCGCGGGCCCGTGAGGTGCTGGAGAAGATCCCGGACCCGGCCGTCCGCGAGACCTACCGGGAGCGGGCGGCGGGCTGGATCGGAGTCCAGCCCCACCTCCTATTTCCCCTGCCCCGATCCGGTGGAGGGCCGGCGAGGGGGGCGGATACCGGCAAAAGGGAGGACAGGAACGGTTTGGCCGGACGGCTGGCGGGGAAGAAAGTCACCGTAGGCAGGTATCTGCTGCAGCTGCTTGCGGTCCGGCCGGTCGCTTTCGAGCGCGTGCGAACAAAGATCACGCCTGAAGAGTTGGACGAAGAGGACCGCGTTGTATACGTCCGGATGTTGGAGACCTACGAGCGCGCCGGAGCGTCCGGGCTCGAGGCGGAGTTGGCGGGCTATCCCGCAGGGGAACAGGACCTGATCAGGAGGGCGTGGGCGGCGCCGCCGCCCAGCGTGGACGACGAAGTGGCGGTGGATTTGGCGGAGCGGATCCGGCTCGATCACATGAAGGGCCGGCACAGTGGGATAATCCGCGAGCTTTCAGAGGCCGAACGGGGTCGAGACTCGGAGCGGGTGGCGCGACTCGAAGCGGAGGCCGGGGAGCTCGCTCACGCCATCGCAGATATGGAAAGGAGAGGGTAG
- a CDS encoding glycine--tRNA ligase, whose translation MDKVVALTKRRGFIYPSSEIYGGLSGFYDYGPYGVALKRAIRDLWWRHMVDLRDDVVGLDSTLIMPSEVWAASGHLTNFVDPLRQCLGECKRRWRADHVTGDRCPECGGQLDEARMFNLMFKTHVGPVEDTSSAVYMRPETAQGMFVDFKNVLNSSRVRVPFGIAQQGRAFRNEITPGNFVFRVREFELMEMEYFVEPDHDEESFKYWRETRMCWYKDVLGINPERLRFYDHPRASLSHYSKQTTDIEYDFPFGWGELEGIADRTDFDLRVHQEGSKVDLTYLDPVTNQRYLPWVIEPAVSVDRIFITLLLDAYDEDVVNNEPRVVLRLHPNVAPVQVAVVPLSKKEDLIKVAREVRTSLQGRFRVEYDQTGGHIGRRYRRQDEIGTPFCVTIDFDTLNDQAVTIRQRDSTEQERVGIAELPARVGQLIG comes from the coding sequence ATGGACAAGGTCGTCGCCCTGACGAAGCGGCGCGGCTTCATCTACCCGTCGAGCGAGATCTACGGTGGACTGTCGGGCTTCTACGACTACGGCCCGTACGGTGTCGCGCTGAAGCGGGCGATCCGGGACCTGTGGTGGCGCCACATGGTCGACCTGCGCGACGACGTGGTGGGCCTGGACTCGACTTTGATCATGCCGTCCGAGGTGTGGGCCGCGTCAGGCCACCTGACCAACTTCGTCGACCCCCTCCGCCAATGCCTGGGGGAGTGCAAGAGGCGCTGGCGCGCCGACCATGTCACGGGCGACAGGTGCCCGGAATGCGGCGGCCAGCTCGACGAGGCTCGCATGTTCAACCTCATGTTCAAGACCCATGTCGGCCCCGTGGAGGACACCTCGTCGGCGGTCTACATGCGGCCGGAAACGGCGCAGGGCATGTTCGTGGACTTCAAGAACGTCCTGAACTCGTCCCGCGTGCGGGTCCCGTTCGGCATCGCACAACAGGGCCGGGCCTTCCGCAACGAGATCACGCCTGGCAACTTCGTGTTCCGGGTGCGCGAGTTCGAGCTGATGGAGATGGAGTACTTCGTCGAACCGGACCATGACGAGGAGTCTTTCAAGTACTGGCGCGAGACCCGGATGTGCTGGTACAAGGACGTGCTGGGCATCAACCCCGAACGCCTGCGTTTCTACGACCACCCACGGGCAAGCCTGTCGCACTACTCGAAGCAGACCACCGACATCGAGTACGACTTCCCGTTCGGCTGGGGGGAGCTGGAGGGGATCGCGGACCGCACCGACTTCGACCTCCGCGTGCACCAGGAGGGGTCGAAGGTGGACCTGACCTACCTGGACCCCGTGACCAACCAGCGTTATCTGCCCTGGGTCATCGAACCGGCCGTCAGCGTGGACCGGATCTTCATCACGCTGCTGCTGGACGCCTACGACGAGGACGTGGTCAACAACGAGCCGCGGGTGGTCCTGCGCCTGCACCCGAACGTGGCGCCGGTGCAGGTGGCCGTGGTGCCGTTGTCCAAGAAAGAGGACCTGATCAAGGTCGCGCGCGAAGTCCGCACCTCGCTGCAGGGCCGGTTCAGGGTGGAGTACGACCAGACCGGCGGCCATATCGGCCGGCGCTACCGCCGCCAGGACGAGATCGGCACGCCGTTCTGCGTGACCATCGACTTCGACACCCTGAACGACCAGGCGGTCACGATCCGGCAGCGCGATTCAACCGAGCAGGAGCGGGTGGGAATCGCCGAGCTGCCCGCCCGTGTGGGCCAGCTGATCGGCTGA